The Artemia franciscana chromosome 11, ASM3288406v1, whole genome shotgun sequence genome has a segment encoding these proteins:
- the LOC136032598 gene encoding trimethylguanosine synthase-like, whose translation MVSKRVIAVGRDPSKIVKTCNNAAVYGVKNRIEFIVGDFFESSGSLQAHVVFMSSPWGGPEYMKQRVIDFRIMPVFIYLTVKCALKTIENVGIFFPRNLNRRQIEKLAFGSRYEI comes from the coding sequence ATGGTGAGCAAAAGAGTGATTGCTGTTGGTAGAGATCCTTCGAAGATTGTGAAAACGTGTAACAATGCAGCAGTCTACGGAGTcaagaatagaatagaatttatAGTTGGTGACTTTTTTGAGTCTTCGGGTAGTTTACAAGCTCATGTTGTTTTCATGAGCTCTCCTTGGGGAGGACCAGAATATATGAAACAGAGGGTAATTGATTTCAGGATAATGCCAGTTTTTATATACTTGACTGTAAAGTGTGCCTTGAAGACAATAGAGAATGTTGGCATATTCTTTCCCAGAAATTTGAACCGAAGACAGATAGAGAAGTTGGCCTTTGGAAGTCGTTATGAAATTTAA